A segment of the Candidatus Doudnabacteria bacterium genome:
CTGACATTTGTTAAATTAATCCTATTTTTTATTCTTCCATGAGTCTGTGGCTGGCATCCAGAAGAGGTATCCAGACCAGCTTATTGATGCTGAAAACAATAATCAATAATGCTAAAATTCCCAACAAAGTAATGGTCGTGTCGAGAGAATGGATCTGAAAAAACTCTCCCACTCCGCCGGGCAGTTTGACTATAATTTCTGTTGCCACAAGCGCGCCCCAGCCTTCACCCAAACCGATGATCGAACCGGTGACCAGGCCCGGAATACTAAGCGGCAAAATAAATTTACGGAAATAATTCCAGCCGGACAGATGATAGATCTCAACCGCTTCCTCCACTTCGTGCTTGACCAACCGAAGCGAGCTTAAAACTGAAAACACAACCGGCCAAATAATCGTCAATACCAGAAAAAAAATGACTGTAAAATTAGATTGACCAAAATAGTGGACGGCAAACGGCAAGATCGCAAACTCGGGAAAACTTTGCAGAATGTCAAAAAGCGGCAAAACCACATGCGACAAAATCCCGCGATAAAAAAGTGTGGCTAAAGACCAGCCTAATAAAACGGCGATCACGTAGGCCGCAAACAGGCGTCCGATAGACATAAACATGTCACTAAATAGGCTCAATACATCGAGCTGTTCGACTTTTGCGAAAAAAAGCAGAAATAGGAAAGGTGCGACTATGATCAAAAAAGTTGCAGCCAAATGAATTCCTGAACGATAAATTTTGATTCTATGTTTTGGATTTCGGTTCATACAAAGTGTTGCTTCGCGCTTTGATTATACCATAAAAAACAAAAAAGCGCTTATGCGCTTAATATAATCTGGTGCCGAAGGAGAGAGTCGAACTCTCATGGGATTACTCCCGCGCGATTTTGAGTCGCGTGCGTCTGCCATTCCGCCACTCCGGCATGCATTATATTTTAGCTTAAAAACCTTTTTTTGAGAAGACGGCGGAAAAACAGCACGGTCGCCAAGGCGATGACCATGCTGGCCAGAACATCTGACGGATAATGCACTCCGATAAAAATTCGTGCCACCGAAGCCACTGTGGCCAAAACCAGTAACGGATAAAACAGCTTAGTGCCATAAAAACTGAAGGCAATACAAAACAAGATCACGGCATGGCCGGAAGAAAATGACAGCCCTTTTTCGGTATCCGATACTATTTGATGGACCGGAAAAATTTCATAAGGCCTCGGCCGGTTGACCAGCCTTTTTATGACCTCAACGATCAGAAGTCTGGCTACCAAAGAACTAATGATCGCGAGAATCGAATTCCAAAAGTACCGTTTGTAGAAAAGCAAGATCAATACCCACCCTGCAAGAAAATAGATCAGCCAAACACCGAGAAAAATCCCGACAATATCCAAGACCTGGTTTTTACCGGCCAAACCGTTGATAGAAAAGAAAATTTTGTAGTCTAGATTATACAAATAGCCAAAAAATAATTGCGACTAAGATCCGATACGTGCCAAACGGGGTAAACGTGTGTTTTTGCACATATTTTATAAAATACTTGACTGCGGCCATTGCCACGAGGAAAGCTACCACAAACCCGGTCAGCAGAATCGAAAGGCTTCCCGATTCCAAGGTCTTATAACTGTGCAGCAGATCCAAACCGGAAGCGGCGATCATGGTCGGTACAGCCAGCAAAAAAGAAAACTCAACGATCGTTCTTCGCTTAATACCCAAAAGCAAACCGCCAACTATCGTCGCGGCCGAACGGGACACGCCGGGAATTATCGCGATCGACTGGAACAAGCCGATTATGAAAGCCTGCTGATAGGTAATTTCAACCAGAGACTGTTCCAATTTTTCTTTTTGCGATTTTTCATACCAACGCTCGAACAGGATCAGGGTGATCCCGCCCAAAAACATGCTCCACAAAACTATGGAATTATTGCCCAGAAGATAGTTCTTTACGATCTTGTACAGCACAAGCCCTATCACTCCGGTTGGCACAAATGCCACTGCCAAACGCTTGATAATTTCCCATTTCCAAAGATCTGTCGAATACAGAACGACGACAGCCAAAATTGCGCCGACCTGAATAATAATTTCAAAACTCTTCACAAAGTCGGTTTGACCGATGTGCAAAAGACTGGAAACCAAGATCTGATGCCCTGTGGACGAGATCGGCAGGAATTCTGTCAGTCCTTCAACAATGCCTAAAATTATGGCGTGGATAAAACTCATAAGCCAGGGGCTGGGAAGTTTTTGGTGAACCGCTTGATTTCCATGCGGACTTTTTCCGTGACTGAATGTTCGGTGATGACAGCCGTGATCCACGACGCGATCTTGCTCATTTCTTTTTCCTTCATGCCGCGGCTGGTCACGGCCGCAGTGCCGAGCCTGATGCCGGACGGGTCAAACGGCGAACGAGGGTCATTCGGCACCATATTCATATTCAGGATAATTCCGGCTGACTCCAGGAGTTTTTGCGCATCTTTGCCTCCGATATTCTTATTGGTCAGATCGATCAGCATCAGATGATTATCCGTGCCGTCGGACACCAGTTTGAACCCGAAATCCGAAAGTGCGTGGGCCAGGGCTTTGCAATTTTTCACTATCTGTTCAGCGTATTTTTTGAAAGACGCGGTTTTGACCTCTTTCATGGCCACTGCAATTGCGGCAATCGCATTCTCGTGAGGACCGCCCTGCATGCCCGGAAACACGGCTTTATCAATGGCCGTGGCAAATTTATCTTTGCACATGATGATCGCGCCTCTGGGACCCCGCAAGGTTTTGTGAGTGGTGGTCGTGACCACGTCAAAAAACGGGATTGGAGATGGATGCACGCCTGCGGCTACCAGGCCGCCGATGTGGGAGATGTCAGCCATGGTGATCGCCTTCACCTTGTCGCCGATCTCTTTGAGTTTCCGGAAATCAATTTCGCGCGGGTACGCCGTAAACCCGGACACTATCAGTTTGGGATTGACGCGATCGGCCATTTTCAGGATCTCCATGTAATCCAGCAATCCGGTTTTGGCTGATACGCCGTAATGGACGAATTTGTATGTTTTACCCGAGGCATTGACTTTGGACCCGTGGGTCAGATGCCCGCCGTGCGCCAGATCCATGGCCATGACCGTATCTGCTGGCTCCAAAAGAGCGGCATAAACTTCCAAGTTCGCGGGACTTCCGGAATACGGCTGGACATTCACGTGCCAATCCAGCGGCAGATCAAAACCCTCGCGCACGCGCTCTATTGCCAGTTCTTCCACCTGGTCGATTATTTCATTGCCAGCATAGTATCGCTTGCGCGGGTAGCCCTCGGCATATTTATTAGTCAGCACCGAACCTAAGGCTTCCAAAACTTCATCGGACACATAATTTTCAGACGCGATCAATTCTAAAACTTCAGCCTGCCTGCGGCGCTCTTTTTGGATCAGATCGTAAATTTGCTGATCTTTTTGCTTTAGTGACATAAGTTTAAATTAATTCTGATTACACCTTCAAAAAGATGAGGGTCAAACGAAGTAATTTGTGTAATTAGAGTTGATCAGAATTAACATAAATTATTATTTTCTTGCAGCCCCAGGCTTTAAAAATCCGTAAAATAAGGTTAAGACTCCCACGAACGCGAACACATAAAAGATATTCTTAGTATAGTATAAAATCGCTATCGCACCCAGGGCCGTGATTATTTTCCCGACTGCCAGGCTGAGCTCATAGAACACACTATATGCAGTGGCATAATCAGTACCTTTCGATCCTGCTATCTCATAAGTCAGAGCGATCATGGGGATGTTAAGGAGCCCTTTGGCCGCTTTGGTCAGCGTATCAAAGATCAAAACGGCCGGAGTATTTACCGCCAGGAACCGGCCGAACCAGGTCAAAGAATAAATCAGGGAACTATTTTTGATAAGCTGCACTTTTTTGTCTATATCAGCGCGGCTGCCGATGTACAGCATCAACCCGGTGGCGAGCAGCATAGAGGTCGTGCTGATCAAGCCTACCGAGGCCACTTGCGGCACCACGATGAAAATATACACGGGCCAAAGGCTCATCAGCATCAGATCCTCGGCATAGCCCCAGTATCCGAAAAAATTTGAAGGGTACTCGCGAAAAATTTTCCATAGATCCCGGAATCGGAAATTCTGCCGGGTATAAAGATCGCGCGACAAGAACAACGGCGCGGAGGAAACAGCCATCAATACTGAGGCTAAGGCAAACAGCAAAAAGAAACCAAAAAAATAAGAGATCAATCCGCCTATCAACGGGCTGATGATGAGGGTGACCTGAATGATAGAAAATAATAAGCCGATCTCACGACCCTGCTGGTCTTTTTTGTCTGAAAGCGACACATCCGCGTCAAATGCAGGCCAAAAAAATGATTTCTGCAGGGCAAAAAATACGGGAGCCAGAAAGAACAGCTTCGGATGGAACCGGATGGAATAAAGCGCAGCCCAGTAAGCCACG
Coding sequences within it:
- a CDS encoding ABC transporter permease subunit; the encoded protein is MSIGRLFAAYVIAVLLGWSLATLFYRGILSHVVLPLFDILQSFPEFAILPFAVHYFGQSNFTVIFFLVLTIIWPVVFSVLSSLRLVKHEVEEAVEIYHLSGWNYFRKFILPLSIPGLVTGSIIGLGEGWGALVATEIIVKLPGGVGEFFQIHSLDTTITLLGILALLIIVFSINKLVWIPLLDASHRLMEE
- a CDS encoding phosphatase PAP2 family protein; amino-acid sequence: MYNLDYKIFFSINGLAGKNQVLDIVGIFLGVWLIYFLAGWVLILLFYKRYFWNSILAIISSLVARLLIVEVIKRLVNRPRPYEIFPVHQIVSDTEKGLSFSSGHAVILFCIAFSFYGTKLFYPLLVLATVASVARIFIGVHYPSDVLASMVIALATVLFFRRLLKKRFLS
- a CDS encoding undecaprenyl-diphosphate phosphatase — its product is MSFIHAIILGIVEGLTEFLPISSTGHQILVSSLLHIGQTDFVKSFEIIIQVGAILAVVVLYSTDLWKWEIIKRLAVAFVPTGVIGLVLYKIVKNYLLGNNSIVLWSMFLGGITLILFERWYEKSQKEKLEQSLVEITYQQAFIIGLFQSIAIIPGVSRSAATIVGGLLLGIKRRTIVEFSFLLAVPTMIAASGLDLLHSYKTLESGSLSILLTGFVVAFLVAMAAVKYFIKYVQKHTFTPFGTYRILVAIIFWLFV
- the glyA gene encoding serine hydroxymethyltransferase, which produces MSLKQKDQQIYDLIQKERRRQAEVLELIASENYVSDEVLEALGSVLTNKYAEGYPRKRYYAGNEIIDQVEELAIERVREGFDLPLDWHVNVQPYSGSPANLEVYAALLEPADTVMAMDLAHGGHLTHGSKVNASGKTYKFVHYGVSAKTGLLDYMEILKMADRVNPKLIVSGFTAYPREIDFRKLKEIGDKVKAITMADISHIGGLVAAGVHPSPIPFFDVVTTTTHKTLRGPRGAIIMCKDKFATAIDKAVFPGMQGGPHENAIAAIAVAMKEVKTASFKKYAEQIVKNCKALAHALSDFGFKLVSDGTDNHLMLIDLTNKNIGGKDAQKLLESAGIILNMNMVPNDPRSPFDPSGIRLGTAAVTSRGMKEKEMSKIASWITAVITEHSVTEKVRMEIKRFTKNFPAPGL
- a CDS encoding MFS transporter, which codes for MQNYFHYFSHKVNREVKEVYWQTFIANLAISLVFIFEPIYLYKLGFSLISIMWFYVNVYGWYVVLIGWGAKIAGKIGYKHSIFISNIIYVAYWAALYSIRFHPKLFFLAPVFFALQKSFFWPAFDADVSLSDKKDQQGREIGLLFSIIQVTLIISPLIGGLISYFFGFFLLFALASVLMAVSSAPLFLSRDLYTRQNFRFRDLWKIFREYPSNFFGYWGYAEDLMLMSLWPVYIFIVVPQVASVGLISTTSMLLATGLMLYIGSRADIDKKVQLIKNSSLIYSLTWFGRFLAVNTPAVLIFDTLTKAAKGLLNIPMIALTYEIAGSKGTDYATAYSVFYELSLAVGKIITALGAIAILYYTKNIFYVFAFVGVLTLFYGFLKPGAARK